Within the Mumia flava genome, the region GCGGCGGCCTGCTGCTCGTGTCGGTCGCCGTCTGCGGTGTCGTCCTGGCGGCCGCGAACCGGACGCCGCTGGCGCGGGCCCTCGCCGTCGCGCCGCTGCGATGGGTGGGTCAGCGCTCGTACGGGATCTATCTCTGGCACTGGCCGCTCGTGGTCGCGGCCGTCCGGATCGCCCCGCCCGAGCGGGCGCTCGCCGCCGGGCTGGTCGCGGTGGCGGCCGCGGTCGCCGTCGCCGACGTGTCGTACCGGCTGGTCGAGCTGCCGATGCGGCGCGACGGGATCGGCGCCACGCTGCGTGGCTGGGCGGCCGCGGTACGCCGCCCGTCGCCGGGTCCTGCGTGGTCGCGGGGCGTGCGAGCTGCGACCGCCGTCGGAGTCGGCGCGGTCGTCGTCACGGCCTCGGTAGGCGTCACCCGGGCGCCCGAGCGCAGTGGGCTCGAGGCGTCGCTGGCGCGGGGCGAGGCGGCCTTGGCCGGGATGACCACCCAGCCCGGGTCGAGCGACGGGTCCCGCGGTGCCGGGTCGCGGGCGAGCCGTGCGGGCGCGCGTCCGGCGACCTGCCGCACGGTCGGTCGGCAGGTCCCCGTGAGTGCGTTCGGCGACTCGGTGCTGATCGCGGCGGCCCCCGCGCTGGCCGAGGTGATGCCCCGCACGTCCGCGCGGGCGAAGGTGGGGTGGCAGTACGCCGACGTCGCCGGGGCGGTCCGGAGCGCGGCACGAGAGGGGAATCTGGGGCGGGTGGTCGTGATCGGGACCGGCACGAACGGTCTGATCGACACGGCCGACCTGGACCGGCTGGTGCGCAGGACCCTGGCTGGTCGCACGGTCGTGCTGATGACCCCGTACGTCCCCGGTCGGTCGTGGCAGCGCGGCGCGCTGGCGTCCGTACGAACGGTCGCGCGGCGGAACGCCCGGGTGGTGCTCGCTCCGTGGCATGCGGCCGTCGCCGGCCGGGACGCGCTGCTGTCGGCGGACCGCGTGCATCCGAACGAGCGAGGGGCGAGGCTGTACGTGCGGACGCTGCGGGAGTCGCTCGGCGGCTGCTGAGCGGGCTGTGCAAGAATTCTCGGGTTGAGCGGAATCGGCTCAACTTTCTGTGCGTTGTACTCATCAACTGATGTTTCGCTGACCACAGGGGAGAACATGGACGCTTCGAAGCTCACGACCCGCAGCCAGCAGGCCGTCGCGGCTGCGATCCAGCACGCCGCGGCTGCGGGCAACCCGGCCGTCGACCCGGTGCATCTGCTCGACGCGCTGCTCGACGCCGAGGGCGGGACGGCCGTCCCGCTGCTCCAGGCGGTCGGGGCGGACCCGGCGACCGTGCGCGCCCGCACGAAGGAGGCGCTCGGCACGCTGCCGTCGGCAGCCGGCCAGGCCGTCGCGTCGCCTGGCTACGCGCGAGGCACGCTGGAGGTGCTCCAACGTGCGCAGGACCTCGCGGACGAGCTGGGCGACGAGTTCGTCTCCACCGAGCACCTGATGGTCGGGCTGGCGGTGGTGGACT harbors:
- a CDS encoding acyltransferase family protein → MSFGRPTAPGLDGVRAVAVLLVVAYHVAPAALPGGYAGVDVFFVLSGFLITTLLLAEAQREGRVDLPGFWVRRLRRLVPAAATLVIAVAALTVLVGRDTGAGLKRQVLGGVTWTSNWLQVADGWAYADAGEPPILNHLWSLAIEEQYYLLWPVVLVLMLRVLRRRGAAVLALVLGGASAVAMAWTFAPDAPTRAYMGTDTHVFGLLLGSALALSGAANLLNGAAPAARPGRWLTWVGAGGLVLVAGYTVLVPWTSPVAYRGGLLLVSVAVCGVVLAAANRTPLARALAVAPLRWVGQRSYGIYLWHWPLVVAAVRIAPPERALAAGLVAVAAAVAVADVSYRLVELPMRRDGIGATLRGWAAAVRRPSPGPAWSRGVRAATAVGVGAVVVTASVGVTRAPERSGLEASLARGEAALAGMTTQPGSSDGSRGAGSRASRAGARPATCRTVGRQVPVSAFGDSVLIAAAPALAEVMPRTSARAKVGWQYADVAGAVRSAAREGNLGRVVVIGTGTNGLIDTADLDRLVRRTLAGRTVVLMTPYVPGRSWQRGALASVRTVARRNARVVLAPWHAAVAGRDALLSADRVHPNERGARLYVRTLRESLGGC